The following proteins are co-located in the Halococcus salsus genome:
- a CDS encoding DUF7552 domain-containing protein, with the protein MVGPGGFEGSGRPSGSAGRIEYGDDPVMSSHPTLREIRARLVSLASEDGRYVVVCGRTDARPVPVSGLRFADRGTAASAVRVAEAYRARLRRYDPRLPVHEFVVHETAATDPRGQHRRVPVSVGCDEPSPASDRETAGMAGDDR; encoded by the coding sequence ATGGTCGGCCCCGGCGGGTTCGAGGGAAGCGGCCGGCCGTCCGGCAGCGCAGGTCGAATCGAGTACGGGGACGACCCGGTCATGAGCTCCCACCCGACGCTCCGCGAGATCCGTGCGCGGCTCGTCTCGCTCGCCAGCGAGGACGGCCGCTACGTCGTCGTCTGCGGGCGCACGGATGCCCGACCGGTGCCGGTTTCGGGGCTTCGGTTCGCCGACCGTGGGACCGCGGCGAGCGCGGTTCGGGTGGCCGAGGCCTACCGCGCTCGTCTCCGTCGGTACGACCCCCGGCTCCCGGTCCACGAGTTCGTCGTCCACGAGACGGCCGCGACCGACCCGCGGGGCCAGCACCGGCGGGTGCCCGTATCGGTCGGCTGTGACGAGCCCTCACCGGCGAGTGACCGCGAAACGGCCGGTATGGCGGGTGACGACCGATGA
- a CDS encoding DUF7260 family protein, which translates to MTVETYVERARGRVDDERTATENKRAAYRRFVASVKETPTDSPVGRGGGPTAIGSVAAASSTGSSGCDRVRERFADTVAGHRTVDSDPADGLLETVAAELSEGIAVALAPANGAASLTDGLKQRVVSEATTRQHELRVMARALETEAESLAAADEALGDVIEWLVEANETPLTDCDFDALAERHDRLATHRERCRTVARDRQGVLRTTTSIDATIGLAQRELTGGLYEGFSVNYPVLSTAVRLDGLCADCQDVVRDHLVRRV; encoded by the coding sequence ATGACCGTCGAGACGTACGTCGAGCGCGCACGGGGCCGAGTGGACGACGAGCGAACCGCCACCGAGAACAAACGAGCGGCCTACCGCCGGTTCGTCGCGAGCGTGAAGGAGACGCCGACCGACTCGCCGGTCGGCCGTGGCGGCGGCCCGACCGCGATCGGGTCGGTGGCGGCGGCGAGTTCGACGGGATCGAGCGGCTGCGACCGGGTCCGCGAGCGGTTCGCCGACACCGTGGCCGGCCACCGAACCGTCGATTCGGACCCCGCCGACGGACTCCTCGAAACCGTCGCCGCCGAGCTCTCGGAGGGTATCGCGGTCGCGCTCGCGCCCGCGAACGGTGCCGCGAGCCTCACCGACGGGCTGAAACAGCGTGTGGTCTCGGAGGCGACCACCCGCCAGCACGAACTCCGCGTGATGGCGCGCGCCCTCGAAACCGAGGCCGAATCGCTGGCGGCGGCGGACGAGGCGCTCGGCGACGTCATCGAGTGGCTCGTCGAGGCGAACGAGACGCCGCTCACCGACTGCGACTTCGACGCACTGGCCGAACGGCACGACCGGCTCGCGACCCACCGCGAGCGCTGCCGGACGGTCGCGCGCGACCGGCAGGGGGTGCTTCGGACCACGACGAGCATCGACGCGACGATCGGGCTCGCTCAGCGGGAACTCACCGGCGGCCTCTACGAGGGATTTTCGGTGAACTACCCCGTCCTCTCGACGGCCGTCCGACTCGACGGGCTGTGTGCGGACTGCCAGGACGTCGTGCGCGACCACCTCGTCCGACGCGTTTGA
- a CDS encoding MFS transporter yields the protein MTARASGWWSRLGGYDTLGLAAGLWFLAKFLRYGISALFPQFQTAFGVSNATLGAAFSAMMVLYSLLQFPSGALSDRLGEVKIIAIGSLVAALGAFVLGVGAPFAVVLVGMALVGLGTGTHKTVAVELLARVYPARVGRSLGIFDTVGALGGVAAPAAVVLATGTVGWRALFALGGVCGVVLVAGVLLRVPRRERTASGGERSLAIRPYLVLFRDRRLAAFVVVTLCFGFAYNGLVAFLPLYLTQRGLATGTASLLYSLLFAVSVVQILTGGLSDRLGRLPLAAVVLSVATAGLVGLIGLGGLVGLGAAVVVLGLGGHGFRPIRAAHLSTTIPEEIAGGGLGLVRTLLMGVGAVAPAVVGVIADVSDFRVAFSLLAVSMAAGAVVAVGLAVTEQ from the coding sequence ATGACGGCGCGCGCTTCAGGGTGGTGGTCGCGACTCGGCGGGTACGACACGCTGGGGCTCGCGGCTGGACTCTGGTTCCTCGCGAAGTTCCTCCGCTACGGGATCTCGGCGCTGTTCCCCCAGTTCCAGACGGCCTTCGGGGTCTCGAACGCCACCCTCGGGGCCGCCTTCTCCGCGATGATGGTACTCTACTCCCTCCTCCAGTTCCCGAGCGGCGCGCTCTCGGACCGGTTGGGAGAGGTCAAGATCATCGCCATCGGGAGCCTCGTGGCCGCGCTCGGGGCGTTCGTGCTCGGGGTCGGGGCTCCGTTCGCGGTCGTGCTCGTCGGGATGGCGCTCGTGGGACTCGGGACCGGGACCCACAAGACCGTCGCCGTCGAGCTGCTCGCGCGTGTCTACCCCGCGCGCGTCGGGCGGTCGCTCGGGATCTTCGACACCGTCGGCGCGCTCGGGGGCGTGGCCGCCCCCGCGGCGGTCGTGCTCGCGACGGGCACCGTGGGCTGGCGGGCCCTGTTCGCCCTCGGCGGGGTCTGCGGCGTCGTGCTCGTCGCAGGCGTCCTCCTCCGGGTGCCGCGTCGTGAGCGAACGGCGTCCGGGGGAGAGCGCTCGCTCGCGATCCGCCCCTACCTCGTGCTCTTTCGCGACCGCCGGCTCGCGGCGTTCGTCGTCGTGACGTTGTGTTTCGGGTTCGCGTACAACGGGCTCGTGGCGTTCCTCCCGCTCTACCTCACCCAGCGCGGCCTCGCGACCGGCACGGCCTCGTTGCTCTACAGCCTCCTCTTCGCCGTCAGCGTGGTCCAGATCCTCACCGGCGGGCTCTCGGACCGGCTCGGCCGGCTCCCGCTCGCCGCGGTCGTGCTGAGCGTGGCGACCGCCGGACTGGTGGGGCTCATCGGCCTCGGCGGTCTCGTGGGTCTCGGCGCGGCCGTCGTCGTGCTCGGGCTCGGGGGCCACGGCTTCCGACCGATCCGCGCGGCACACCTCTCGACGACCATCCCCGAGGAGATCGCCGGCGGCGGGTTGGGCCTCGTGCGAACCCTCCTGATGGGCGTCGGGGCGGTCGCACCCGCGGTGGTCGGGGTCATCGCCGACGTCTCGGATTTCAGGGTCGCGTTCTCGCTGCTCGCGGTCTCGATGGCCGCCGGCGCGGTCGTCGCGGTCGGGCTCGCCGTCACCGAGCAGTAG